The genomic interval TCACTATTTTATCTCACATTGGAACAAGATACAAAACTTGACTGACATAAATTCCTTGGTTCTTCAATTCTAGTTCCTTATCAACATTATACATCGAAATATTAGCACCATATCAAAATAGTAACATTTCAATGAAAGATTGAAACTCTAGTCCGATTCAAATTTTGAGCCTTACCCTTAAGCCATATATCAATTTATATGGGGCAGTTAgactgaaattgactgaaattggTTAAAACTTATTAAATAAAAAAGAGGTAATAAATAATTATCCATTTAATTGTGCTTTAGTAAGTAATCTACGTATCTAGTTTTgaattgaataattttgaaaatgatcgACATGcccggctcaaggcataggccattaaggcctatgcctagggccccaattttattggagcccattgattaattaattaaagatattgaaaaaattaaattagcatcattaatattaattaattataaatgtcttACTAATTCATTAATGACACCTTGTTAATTCATTATCGATTCCACTTCCTATTTAGATTTTGTATTTATCTTTATTTCCTCATTAATTGCCTATCATaattttatatgagattttattctaccttaaatataattcatttttaaattgatatatttcttttttttttattattactccGATTCTCATTTTATTTTGCAATTAGTAATACTATTCTTATAAAACCTAATGAATTCTTTTCTCctcaatatttcttaaaaatcctAATAGTTCTCTCATCAGTGCATTGTGCCCTTTTCTTTTTCATCAGCGATTTTGCATGTTTCTCCTTCCTCACCGATGATACTCGCAGAGAACGTCCTTCTCTTCCCTTACCGATAATATTTCTTCCTcgctttttctttttatttctcgataataatatgaattagagattgttttatcataaaatacaaagtaaaatacatttgcaaaaataatttttttaaaattaaaattaataaaatctatttgacattctaactaaaaagattaaataatttaataattttattaataaaaaataaaattattatcaaaatacccgtataaaacaaaattttatatcaaaaattagttttttaaataaataatatttaattatttttaataactaattttaaaaatattttttttaaattattattttcggtctcaaatctaaatgaaaaatattaaagaaaattaaaaatattttttaaaaatttattttttaatttttttgcctAGGGCCTCAAGGAATCTTGAGACGGTCTTGATGATCGATCAGGTCTCACAGAAATTTCTCATTAGCCGTCAGAATAAATTAAGAAGTGCTCGCAGATACTAATTCATGTTGTTAGCATTTTTAGAATTGTCATCCTACTGAAAGAAAATCCTTATAATGCATCACAGTTGAAATATGATTCTTAGATGTCTAATTAATCATTTTAAGAGTCTAATTATTGGGGGAGATCCTCTGGTTTGCAAAGGCTGGATCAGTAATTGATCTAGCGCCTTTGCATTGGTGGGGGCAATGACTCCCCACCTGTTAACAGGCGAGCGTCATTATCTCCCACCAATCCCCTTGTTGTGGACCAGAATAAGGAGACCAGAGGATCTTATCCCCTAATTACTCCATTATTATtctgaaatatttaattttacttaAAACAATAATGAATCAAGTAATATCGAACTTCAGATGACTAATGCagtcttataaaaaaaatttcaccgGCCTCGAAAAATGCTCTTGACGGACGACCCAAAAGTTTAGAGGTTAATCAGAAAGATTTGAATTTTAGCTGCATGATGATCAATCTCCTTTGGACGAACAATCACTAGTGCTCCCCGTATATCCCAAATTAATCGGTATATATATAATTCACATTAGTAAAGCTTACACTAGTCGTCAACGGTCAACCTAATCATAACCTTTTCATCCGAGcttgctttttttttaaaaaaaaaaaaaaacttattctcATACATCTTTATGGCATATAAATAGGGAGCCAAAGAAGCCTCAGCAGAAGCAGGGCAAACAAACTTCTCCCTTAGCTTCCTCCCTTCTCTTTTCTAACTCCAAAGGAAAGAGAAGAAGATAGGAGCTTCGTGGGTCAAAGATGCTTGTCATCACCATTGTAAACCCTGCTCTCACATTCTCAGGCCTCTTAGGTGACACACCTTCTTCCTCGACCCCATTCCATTCCTCGATCTCTCGTCGAATTAAGCGAATTAAACTAGCTAGTCCAATTTTGATCAGCATTAATGCCCTTTCGATATTCTCTGCGCAGGCAATCTGCTGTCCGCAATGGTGGTGCTGGCCCCGGTGCCGACCTTTTACAGGATCTGCAAGAAGAAGTCGACCGAATCCTTCCACTCAGTGCCGTACGTGGTGGGTCTGTTCAGCGCGACGATGTGGGTCTACTACGGCATCCTCACCGCCGACGTCCTGCTCCTCACCATCAACATCGCCGTCTGCTTCATCGAAGTCATctacctcttcatcttcctcctttacGCGCCAGCAAAGTCCAGGGTACGTAAACCAGTCCTCCTATTCGCTTCCTAATCCATCAACAACTAAACAATATCCCTGGTTTCGTTCTCGATTCAGACATTCACGACGAAGCTGATAGTGATGATCAATTTGGGGGTATTTGGCTGCCTGCTCCTCGTGAGCAACCTCTTCATCAAGGAAAGCCGCAGAGCTCAGATTACGGGAGGGATATGCGCCTCCTTCGCAGTCAGTGTCTTTGTGGCTCCCCTCAGCATCATAGTAAGCGAGCACCCCGAAGCTTAGAGGCCAAACATCACTGT from Zingiber officinale cultivar Zhangliang chromosome 6B, Zo_v1.1, whole genome shotgun sequence carries:
- the LOC121991337 gene encoding bidirectional sugar transporter SWEET12-like, with the translated sequence MLVITIVNPALTFSGLLGNLLSAMVVLAPVPTFYRICKKKSTESFHSVPYVVGLFSATMWVYYGILTADVLLLTINIAVCFIEVIYLFIFLLYAPAKSRTFTTKLIVMINLGVFGCLLLVSNLFIKESRRAQITGGICASFAVSVFVAPLSIIRLVIRTKSVEYMPFSLSFFLTLSAIAWFSYGMLLGDLFVAVPNVFGFLLGITQIIIYLIYMNHNKDESKAKMGSQELPEKKSSAQGEAGECAQVAEEV